One Rossellomorea aquimaris DNA window includes the following coding sequences:
- a CDS encoding alpha/beta hydrolase: MTKEMLVQINGCKLYAKLVGENHEKPTVVMDAGYGDFSKAWDSVIEDLSMLSNVLIYDRAGLGKSETSSNPRTSGEMVKELKELLIEANINPPYILVGHSFGGVNLRMFATEYQNEVCGLVLIDSTPEDYRERFLPTMSEDFQQAYNKQFIYEGNYDEFMESLKQLKDTRLKLNVPLIVLSAGKKAHYSKESQELWNEMQKEILEISYLGELVIAENSAHYIQNDEPEVVVSAVKKLIDSV; this comes from the coding sequence ATGACTAAAGAAATGTTAGTGCAAATAAATGGTTGTAAACTATATGCAAAATTGGTGGGAGAAAATCATGAAAAACCAACTGTTGTAATGGATGCTGGATATGGTGATTTTTCCAAGGCTTGGGATTCAGTAATCGAAGATCTTTCAATGCTCTCTAATGTTCTAATTTATGATAGAGCGGGACTTGGGAAAAGTGAGACAAGTTCTAATCCCAGAACTAGCGGTGAGATGGTAAAAGAATTGAAGGAACTTCTTATTGAAGCCAACATTAATCCCCCCTATATATTAGTGGGGCATTCATTTGGTGGAGTAAACTTGAGAATGTTTGCAACTGAATATCAAAATGAAGTTTGTGGACTTGTCTTGATTGATTCTACACCTGAAGATTATAGAGAAAGATTTCTCCCAACAATGTCAGAGGATTTTCAACAAGCTTATAATAAGCAATTCATTTATGAAGGAAATTATGATGAATTTATGGAGAGCTTAAAGCAGTTGAAAGACACTAGACTTAAATTAAATGTCCCACTAATTGTTCTTTCAGCTGGAAAAAAAGCTCATTATTCAAAGGAATCACAAGAGTTATGGAATGAAATGCAGAAAGAGATACTTGAAATATCCTATTTAGGTGAATTGGTGATTGCTGAAAACAGTGCTCATTATATACAAAATGATGAACCAGAAGTGGTAGTAAGTGCTGTGAAAAAGTTGATTGACAGTGTTTAA
- a CDS encoding GNAT family N-acetyltransferase produces the protein MITSKMAKLDLVQFDKKDIPGLIELSESVGWDYDEHEIGTVMSSGKVFGHKNNEGKIVSSAAIIPYETNLASIGMVIVNKEYRGMGLGKEVTQQCMNSLSSDFSIMLISTENGKPLYEKMGFQIVDHVHKYICDTYSTSNLANRKVTIEHFNESDLNKIIELDEEAYGDKRSTFLKHRINQSKDCVMVKDTIGNIIGFGLSILGPINLIIGPIVAPDAQVASMILEKLAIGHQGKLRIDIPSGNGVFMEAVEKCGFLNVSNPPIMMFNSTKMPQRNGELFGIAAQVFG, from the coding sequence ATGATTACAAGTAAGATGGCAAAGTTAGATTTAGTCCAGTTTGATAAAAAAGACATCCCGGGTTTAATTGAACTGTCTGAATCAGTTGGGTGGGATTATGATGAACACGAGATTGGTACTGTTATGTCATCTGGTAAAGTATTTGGCCATAAAAATAATGAGGGTAAGATTGTTTCAAGCGCAGCCATTATCCCTTATGAAACGAATCTAGCCTCTATTGGTATGGTCATAGTCAACAAAGAATATAGAGGAATGGGATTAGGAAAAGAAGTGACACAACAATGTATGAATTCTCTTTCAAGTGACTTTTCAATTATGCTAATTTCAACTGAAAATGGAAAGCCTCTCTATGAAAAAATGGGATTTCAAATCGTTGACCATGTGCACAAGTACATATGTGATACCTATTCAACTTCTAATCTAGCCAATAGAAAAGTAACCATTGAACATTTTAATGAGAGCGACTTAAATAAAATAATTGAGTTAGATGAAGAGGCTTATGGAGATAAAAGAAGCACCTTTCTTAAACATAGAATTAATCAATCCAAGGATTGTGTAATGGTGAAAGATACTATAGGGAACATTATAGGTTTTGGATTATCTATATTAGGCCCTATCAATCTAATAATAGGTCCCATTGTGGCACCGGATGCTCAGGTAGCATCTATGATTCTAGAAAAGCTGGCTATTGGACATCAAGGCAAATTAAGGATCGATATACCATCAGGTAATGGAGTGTTTATGGAAGCCGTAGAGAAATGCGGGTTTTTAAACGTGAGTAATCCACCCATTATGATGTTTAATTCCACTAAGATGCCACAGAGAAATGGTGAATTATTTGGAATTGCTGCTCAGGTGTTTGGTTAA
- a CDS encoding DUF402 domain-containing protein has protein sequence MIKRKYGNRSEWNRVIKRKYSQLFLDTKEFKGYITLLNTIKVTEPLSVSYGESKVFIVDDGYMWLQQFPLEKNHSVTTMFNGNGDIVQWYIDICVRNGIENDIPWMDDLFLDLVLLPSGEIIEKDAEELEDALSKRIIDKTLYDLAWNEVKTIKSLIRTGNFNLIKLSNSHKEILSNILK, from the coding sequence ATGATAAAAAGGAAGTACGGAAACCGTTCAGAATGGAATAGAGTTATTAAAAGGAAATATTCACAATTATTTCTCGATACTAAAGAATTCAAAGGTTACATAACTTTATTAAATACAATAAAAGTAACAGAACCATTATCGGTTAGCTATGGAGAAAGTAAAGTATTTATAGTTGATGATGGCTATATGTGGCTTCAACAATTCCCTTTAGAAAAAAATCATTCAGTAACTACAATGTTTAATGGTAATGGGGATATAGTTCAGTGGTATATTGATATATGCGTTCGTAATGGAATAGAAAATGATATTCCTTGGATGGACGATCTATTTTTAGATCTTGTTCTATTACCATCTGGAGAGATAATTGAAAAGGATGCTGAGGAACTAGAAGATGCATTATCAAAAAGAATTATTGATAAAACTCTTTACGATTTAGCGTGGAATGAAGTAAAAACCATTAAAAGTTTAATAAGGACAGGTAACTTTAACTTGATTAAATTGTCAAACAGTCACAAGGAAATACTATCCAATATTTTGAAGTAG
- a CDS encoding YdcF family protein, translating to MIGLYILCLIFMCLMVGVIFIRKHFNKAGYNHGQKRDAMIVLGYPAKKDGRMTPILRERINKATDLYHTGIAEVVICSGASVANNHVEAEIMARALVELGVDGSQIIREIKARGTYENLVKSREIMHERGLKKAVLVTSPWHLRKASSYAFRLGIDHTLEKSKVPKEFVIGLGIIYVYIYIQMFIIYLRFYKGRQ from the coding sequence ATGATAGGCTTGTATATTTTATGCTTAATTTTTATGTGCCTTATGGTAGGGGTTATCTTTATTCGTAAGCATTTTAACAAAGCGGGTTATAATCATGGGCAAAAAAGAGATGCTATGATTGTACTTGGTTATCCCGCAAAAAAGGATGGAAGAATGACTCCAATTTTACGAGAACGTATCAATAAAGCAACGGACCTCTATCACACTGGAATTGCTGAAGTAGTTATTTGTTCGGGAGCATCTGTCGCAAATAACCATGTTGAGGCAGAAATCATGGCAAGAGCCTTAGTGGAATTAGGCGTGGATGGTAGCCAAATTATACGAGAAATAAAGGCGAGGGGCACTTATGAAAATTTGGTGAAATCGCGAGAAATCATGCACGAGAGAGGGCTGAAAAAAGCGGTTCTAGTCACCTCACCTTGGCATTTGCGAAAAGCTAGTTCATATGCGTTTCGGCTAGGAATTGACCATACCTTGGAAAAGTCTAAGGTGCCAAAAGAGTTCGTCATAGGATTAGGAATCATTTACGTTTACATATACATACAGATGTTCATAATTTATTTGCGTTTTTATAAGGGAAGACAATGA
- a CDS encoding serine hydrolase, whose amino-acid sequence MSKVIEKIEEIDVGEIGIAIYSTVEKREKFSLNSEIEVPLASSAKVAIAFCVAKWVDDDLVNWDDIIEEVSFNPAEDSKEVYPHLQNRQTLPLREAVEVMIACHDSYIARCIVDFCGGWEKLNKFIKSYYPSISVTENPRDIENKAQLNEMLDLMIHIYQGYQTQPLLWTPIVNGLVRQKGDIKKIPAHHLNHMTGGLENVVVDIGVIGDFNQQPYIYALGAVNLTNRLSNQVADNKIIEAMELLYAEYLKQ is encoded by the coding sequence GTGAGTAAAGTTATAGAAAAAATTGAAGAAATAGATGTAGGAGAAATAGGGATAGCTATATATTCTACAGTAGAAAAGAGAGAAAAATTCTCCTTGAATAGTGAGATTGAAGTCCCTCTTGCATCATCTGCAAAAGTAGCAATAGCATTTTGTGTAGCGAAATGGGTAGATGATGATTTGGTAAATTGGGATGATATTATTGAAGAAGTGTCATTTAATCCAGCTGAAGATAGCAAAGAAGTTTATCCTCATCTACAAAACAGACAAACGCTCCCTTTGAGAGAAGCGGTTGAAGTGATGATTGCTTGCCACGATAGTTATATCGCCAGATGTATTGTTGATTTTTGTGGTGGTTGGGAAAAGTTAAACAAGTTCATCAAGTCTTACTATCCTTCAATAAGTGTTACTGAAAACCCAAGGGATATTGAAAATAAGGCTCAACTAAATGAAATGCTTGATTTGATGATTCATATATATCAGGGGTACCAAACACAACCTCTCTTATGGACACCAATCGTAAATGGTTTGGTTAGACAAAAGGGAGATATTAAAAAAATACCCGCACACCATCTTAACCATATGACAGGTGGATTAGAAAATGTTGTTGTTGATATAGGTGTAATTGGTGACTTTAATCAACAGCCTTATATCTATGCACTAGGGGCGGTTAATTTAACTAATAGATTAAGCAATCAGGTTGCTGACAATAAGATTATTGAAGCTATGGAATTGCTTTATGCTGAATATTTAAAACAGTAA
- a CDS encoding DUF6161 domain-containing protein: MGVATSIGFYLLSQGVKITMSRFHLSTDYEERAQLTNVYLALINAEENYPTEEKQIILQSIFSRSESGLIKGDSGPVMPNNFLTQILKNTK, translated from the coding sequence GTGGGCGTAGCCACTTCAATTGGTTTTTACCTTTTAAGTCAAGGAGTCAAGATTACAATGAGTCGGTTTCATCTTTCTACAGATTACGAAGAAAGGGCCCAACTAACTAATGTTTATCTCGCATTAATAAATGCAGAAGAAAATTATCCTACTGAAGAAAAGCAGATTATTTTACAATCTATTTTTAGTAGATCAGAAAGTGGATTGATAAAAGGTGATTCAGGACCTGTAATGCCGAATAATTTTTTGACACAAATACTTAAAAACACAAAGTAG
- a CDS encoding DUF6161 domain-containing protein, with the protein MWSKILEDQQRSNLTNKIKQFVNHSTNSHQATTNVRELYNLLVNLSNNKEIIYSKSPEGKLINKLDSIEAKGFHKYIANKPFNTRNEDLDSRLIYGAFLAILFEKGFVKKKEIQGLLESPEDIFNDYQSDYENEIDSLKLKKEELEEKIKNLQNFLSNIEEKTLGDISTLNNEWKKEVAELVSQKKTEIETLEAQYSEKLKLSGPTQYWTELSKTYKTQGIIWSSISLIIGLGLGLIIWDYHHILTFLTQQM; encoded by the coding sequence GTGTGGTCAAAAATACTGGAAGATCAACAACGGTCAAATTTGACAAATAAGATAAAACAATTTGTAAATCATAGTACAAACTCACACCAAGCCACAACTAACGTTAGGGAGTTATATAATCTCCTTGTTAATCTCTCTAATAACAAGGAAATTATATATTCAAAATCACCAGAAGGAAAACTAATAAACAAGCTAGATTCGATAGAAGCTAAAGGATTCCATAAATACATAGCAAATAAGCCATTTAATACGCGTAATGAGGATCTCGATAGTAGGTTAATATATGGGGCATTTTTAGCAATTCTATTCGAAAAAGGGTTTGTAAAAAAGAAAGAAATTCAAGGATTATTAGAATCACCGGAAGATATTTTCAATGATTATCAATCGGATTATGAAAATGAAATCGATTCTTTAAAATTGAAAAAGGAAGAGTTAGAGGAAAAAATTAAAAATCTTCAAAATTTTCTTAGTAACATAGAAGAAAAGACCCTCGGTGATATTAGTACATTAAATAATGAGTGGAAAAAGGAAGTTGCTGAATTAGTAAGTCAGAAGAAGACAGAAATTGAGACTTTAGAGGCGCAATATTCAGAGAAATTAAAGTTAAGTGGACCAACCCAGTATTGGACAGAACTTTCAAAGACTTATAAGACACAGGGCATTATTTGGTCTTCGATTTCTCTAATTATTGGATTAGGATTAGGGTTAATAATTTGGGATTATCATCACATCTTAACCTTTCTGACACAACAAATGTAA
- a CDS encoding SagB family peptide dehydrogenase — MSLEEFLHNLQCNINRANQPNWEVDWEDAPLPYKLYLGLRVVPLSLDVPVSLTVSPSPSEPDLERLGHFLWYVYGITGVSQSVDPDDSEHQESYPIHSYRRFAPSGGALYPNELYIYLKLDDLPDGIYHYDVAHHRLVLLREGNVDSYLERALGNRCDISTCFGAAFVSTRFWKNFFKYNNFSYRLQGLDAGVLMGQLLETAKRFGFESGVYVQFLDSAINRLLGLTEEEESVYSVIPLSVAATNWAGNGKGVERTFTAEEVCRELPVVSAELYEKSERIREFPMLLAANEASKIDSTGYFQKLGKQPVFRNGEKEIHLPDIEPFSYDFVEACKNRHSPEMDFVMGKVSQQKLATILKKAAQSYAFRSDINEVSYGDESRVSIFGCFYNVEGVPNGAYAYDSGRHSLREISTGDYRLQLQSGLSLDNVNLLQVPLCLHIIGNKDYYQDTLGYRGYRIMQMEAGMLVQRLLLASSAAGFGGHPLLGFDTALTDRMYKLDSTGQTTLIQIPIGPFRERAWMKGSLLS, encoded by the coding sequence ATGAGTCTGGAAGAATTTTTACACAATCTGCAATGTAATATCAATCGGGCCAATCAGCCAAACTGGGAAGTGGACTGGGAGGATGCCCCTCTTCCTTATAAGCTTTACCTGGGGCTGCGAGTTGTGCCATTGTCTCTGGATGTACCGGTGTCACTCACCGTAAGCCCGTCGCCGTCAGAACCCGATTTAGAAAGACTCGGGCATTTTCTCTGGTATGTTTATGGCATCACCGGGGTAAGCCAGTCGGTGGATCCCGATGACTCCGAGCATCAGGAGTCTTACCCCATCCACTCCTATCGGCGGTTTGCTCCATCAGGAGGGGCGCTGTACCCAAATGAACTATATATCTATTTAAAGTTGGATGATTTGCCCGATGGAATCTACCATTATGATGTCGCACACCATCGTCTCGTCCTGCTCCGGGAGGGGAATGTCGATTCGTACTTAGAACGGGCACTCGGCAATCGCTGCGATATATCAACTTGTTTTGGCGCAGCCTTTGTTTCCACAAGATTTTGGAAAAACTTTTTTAAATACAATAACTTTTCCTATCGGCTGCAGGGGTTGGATGCAGGCGTCCTGATGGGGCAGTTGCTGGAGACCGCCAAACGGTTTGGATTCGAGTCAGGGGTGTATGTTCAATTTCTGGACTCAGCGATCAACCGTTTACTTGGACTGACCGAGGAAGAGGAAAGTGTCTATTCCGTCATCCCGCTTTCAGTTGCTGCAACGAATTGGGCTGGAAACGGGAAGGGAGTGGAAAGGACATTCACTGCTGAAGAAGTATGCCGGGAGCTGCCCGTTGTTTCTGCAGAACTCTACGAAAAGTCTGAAAGAATTAGAGAGTTTCCTATGTTACTGGCAGCGAATGAAGCTTCTAAAATCGATTCAACCGGCTATTTTCAGAAACTCGGAAAACAACCGGTTTTTAGAAACGGAGAAAAAGAAATTCATTTGCCAGATATCGAGCCATTCTCCTATGATTTTGTTGAAGCATGCAAAAATCGCCATTCCCCGGAAATGGATTTTGTCATGGGTAAGGTAAGTCAGCAGAAACTCGCGACGATATTGAAAAAAGCAGCTCAGTCATATGCTTTTCGTAGTGACATCAACGAGGTTTCTTACGGAGATGAATCCCGTGTTTCGATCTTTGGCTGTTTCTATAATGTGGAAGGCGTACCCAATGGCGCATACGCATATGACAGTGGCCGCCATTCATTACGGGAAATCAGTACAGGAGATTATCGTCTTCAGCTTCAATCGGGTCTGTCCCTGGATAACGTCAATTTGCTTCAAGTGCCGTTGTGCCTTCATATCATTGGAAACAAAGATTACTATCAAGACACCTTGGGATACAGAGGCTACAGAATCATGCAAATGGAAGCCGGAATGCTTGTACAGCGCCTGCTTTTAGCTTCGTCTGCGGCCGGGTTTGGCGGACACCCGCTTCTTGGATTTGATACGGCGTTGACGGATAGAATGTACAAACTCGATTCTACGGGCCAAACGACCTTGATCCAGATACCGATCGGACCTTTTCGGGAGCGGGCTTGGATGAAAGGGAGTTTGCTAAGTTGA
- a CDS encoding TOMM precursor leader peptide-binding protein — protein sequence MNSFVVIVGDGLLADLVCAQISARYPVFRQKNVEKKFPANTDLVLTLDDTWNPAVHQMAEEVMRQSSIPWLRGFVSFGEGIIGPLVHQNTPGCSQCADLRRLLGGKERNEMREVQEKLAEEGGITKDPWASNTGLVHMTHIIAAEVGRVLEDAKPHSKGQVCLTDLKTLNSSWHSFVPDSLCHNCSPIPDDSPELARLSIEPSPKIHAGSFRCTPLGELKNVLIKDYLDNRTGLFNSKMYDLVTPFADASVNMPMFSGDEGTAGRTQVYSDSELTAILEGLERHCGLEPRGKRTVVHDSYRQLVEHALNPLKVGVHTDEQYAMPGFPFEKFDPERSIDWVWGYSLIEERPILVPELLSYYSLGCSSSGFVYETSNGCALGGSREEAIFYGIMEVVERDSFLLTWYAELNLPRLDPLSSGDEELQLMIERMRAVAGYDLYLYNSTMEHGIPSVFAMAKNRKDKGLNLILAAGAHLDPVRAAKSAIQELAGMMLNLDEKLEKNKAKYEKMLVDDSLVMQMDDHGMLYGLPQAEERFTFLQDDSRPLRSFKEEFNWSSDHSDLTDDLKDILERFRSRSLDVIVVDQTAPELEKNGLYCVKVLIPGMLPMTFGHHLTRLTGLERVLNVPAELGYADRPLTYDQLNQKPHPFP from the coding sequence ATGAATTCTTTCGTAGTGATTGTGGGGGATGGGCTGCTTGCGGACCTTGTATGTGCGCAAATTTCAGCGCGGTATCCCGTTTTCCGGCAAAAAAACGTTGAAAAAAAGTTCCCGGCAAATACAGACTTAGTGCTGACATTGGATGATACATGGAATCCGGCTGTGCATCAAATGGCAGAAGAAGTGATGAGGCAGTCGTCTATCCCATGGCTGAGAGGCTTTGTTTCGTTTGGAGAGGGTATCATCGGCCCACTGGTTCATCAGAACACACCAGGATGCTCACAATGTGCAGATTTAAGACGTCTCCTTGGAGGAAAGGAACGGAATGAGATGCGGGAGGTACAGGAAAAACTCGCTGAAGAGGGTGGAATAACGAAAGACCCATGGGCTTCGAATACCGGTTTAGTGCACATGACTCACATCATCGCAGCAGAAGTTGGCCGGGTCCTTGAAGATGCAAAGCCACACTCCAAAGGACAGGTATGTTTAACCGACTTGAAAACATTGAACAGCTCCTGGCACTCTTTCGTTCCCGACTCATTATGCCATAATTGCAGCCCGATACCGGACGATTCGCCTGAGTTAGCCCGTCTTTCCATCGAGCCCAGTCCGAAGATCCATGCCGGCAGTTTCCGCTGTACTCCCCTGGGTGAACTGAAGAACGTCTTGATAAAAGACTATCTGGATAATCGGACCGGACTTTTCAACAGCAAGATGTATGACCTGGTGACGCCTTTTGCAGATGCGAGTGTCAATATGCCGATGTTCTCCGGGGATGAAGGGACGGCTGGACGGACACAAGTCTACTCAGATAGCGAGCTGACAGCCATTCTTGAAGGATTGGAGCGTCACTGCGGTCTGGAGCCCCGGGGCAAACGGACAGTCGTCCATGATAGCTACCGACAGTTGGTGGAGCATGCACTGAATCCGCTGAAGGTCGGCGTGCATACCGATGAACAGTACGCGATGCCAGGTTTTCCATTTGAAAAGTTTGATCCTGAAAGGTCCATTGACTGGGTGTGGGGATATTCCCTCATCGAAGAACGTCCGATTCTCGTCCCTGAGCTCCTTTCCTATTACAGTCTGGGCTGCAGCTCATCCGGTTTTGTTTATGAAACGTCCAATGGCTGTGCACTTGGAGGAAGCAGGGAGGAAGCGATTTTTTACGGAATCATGGAGGTAGTCGAACGGGACTCTTTCCTTTTGACCTGGTATGCAGAGCTCAACCTGCCGCGTCTTGATCCTCTTTCATCAGGGGACGAGGAGCTCCAGTTAATGATTGAACGGATGCGGGCGGTCGCAGGGTATGATCTCTATTTATATAACTCGACCATGGAGCACGGAATTCCAAGCGTCTTTGCGATGGCCAAGAACAGGAAGGATAAAGGATTGAATCTGATCCTTGCGGCAGGTGCCCATCTGGATCCAGTGAGAGCGGCAAAAAGCGCGATTCAGGAGCTCGCCGGGATGATGCTGAATCTGGATGAAAAGTTGGAGAAGAACAAGGCGAAATATGAAAAAATGCTGGTCGATGATTCCCTCGTAATGCAGATGGATGATCACGGCATGCTGTATGGACTGCCCCAGGCCGAGGAACGTTTCACGTTTTTACAAGATGACAGCCGGCCATTGCGAAGTTTCAAAGAAGAATTCAACTGGAGCTCCGATCACAGTGATCTTACGGATGACCTGAAGGATATTCTTGAAAGATTCCGAAGCCGGAGCCTTGATGTCATTGTCGTTGATCAAACCGCCCCGGAACTTGAAAAGAACGGACTATACTGTGTGAAAGTATTGATTCCCGGCATGCTTCCCATGACATTCGGGCATCATCTCACCCGTCTTACAGGATTGGAAAGAGTCCTTAACGTCCCGGCGGAATTGGGATATGCCGACCGGCCATTGACATATGATCAGCTTAATCAAAAACCGCATCCGTTTCCTTAA
- a CDS encoding putative thiazole-containing bacteriocin maturation protein, whose protein sequence is MGKLDPSMRLKVMRDTFYLPEPNSGVFFRNNQCSFRMEGSGIDQWVEKLLPMFNGEYSLEYLTNGLPVPYKNRVMEIAEVLHKNGFVRDVSRDLPHQLPQHAVKKFASQIEFVDSLAGSGASRFETYRGANVLAVGSGPILTSLVSSLIESGLAKLQVLLTDEVPTNRGRLQELVEHARKTDPEVELLEVGFSEDGWRETLKPFDSILYVSQNENLEEMELLHAICRTDKKQFIPAICNRQTGIAGPIIHPDSEAGWESAWRRIHTTALRKEDQVSIESAIPGAMLANMVVFELFKEITGVTKSDQRNRIFLLDSETLEGSWHSFLPHPLEIEYSGAEGIQNVETRIEQVSERSDPEKVLYLFTLLTSKETGIFHVWEEGDTKQLPLAQCRVQPVDVLSKGPAELLDEVICSGLTHEEARREAGLRGIERYASRLASLIVPRETGEYMATCTGATFAECVGRGLRECLTDGLRKRESVQSSTISRLELDRVEDETCRYYLQALTTMQGKPEIGLGEDLAGFPVVYVRGRNGWYGNTDFTITMALRNSLQHALFQAQNDKDAFDAKPVVVAIEQGKPERITIPASEDRTQSLKEAMQTLKRNQKQVVVYELNIEPVFKQELEGVFGVLLREEET, encoded by the coding sequence ATGGGAAAATTGGACCCTTCTATGCGTTTAAAAGTAATGAGGGATACGTTTTACCTCCCTGAACCAAACAGCGGTGTTTTCTTTAGGAATAACCAATGCTCTTTCCGCATGGAGGGAAGTGGAATTGATCAATGGGTTGAGAAGCTGCTTCCGATGTTCAATGGGGAGTACTCCCTTGAGTATTTGACGAACGGACTGCCTGTACCTTATAAAAACAGGGTCATGGAAATAGCAGAGGTATTGCATAAAAATGGATTTGTTCGGGACGTGAGCAGGGATCTGCCACACCAACTGCCCCAACATGCAGTGAAAAAATTCGCATCACAGATCGAATTTGTCGACAGTTTGGCAGGTTCGGGCGCTTCAAGGTTTGAAACCTACCGAGGTGCCAATGTCCTGGCAGTGGGGTCTGGTCCTATTCTGACTTCACTCGTTTCATCGCTGATTGAATCGGGATTGGCTAAGCTGCAGGTGCTCTTGACCGATGAGGTACCGACGAATAGAGGGCGGCTGCAGGAACTTGTGGAACATGCGCGTAAAACGGATCCGGAGGTAGAGCTCCTGGAAGTCGGATTCAGTGAAGACGGATGGCGGGAGACCCTGAAGCCCTTCGATTCCATTTTATATGTAAGTCAAAACGAAAATCTTGAGGAAATGGAGCTCCTCCATGCCATTTGCCGGACCGATAAGAAGCAGTTTATTCCGGCGATTTGCAACAGGCAGACAGGAATCGCAGGACCCATCATCCACCCTGATTCCGAGGCTGGTTGGGAATCTGCTTGGAGGCGCATTCACACTACAGCCTTACGAAAAGAAGATCAGGTTTCGATCGAATCGGCGATCCCTGGAGCGATGCTTGCGAACATGGTCGTCTTTGAATTATTCAAGGAGATAACGGGAGTGACAAAATCAGATCAGCGAAATCGAATCTTCCTGCTGGATTCAGAAACGCTTGAAGGAAGCTGGCATTCCTTTCTACCTCATCCCCTGGAGATTGAATATTCAGGAGCTGAAGGTATTCAGAATGTGGAAACACGGATAGAACAGGTTTCAGAAAGATCTGATCCTGAAAAAGTATTGTATCTCTTTACTCTGCTGACGTCTAAAGAGACGGGGATTTTTCATGTGTGGGAAGAAGGAGATACGAAGCAGCTGCCATTGGCTCAATGCCGTGTCCAGCCGGTCGATGTCCTGTCCAAGGGCCCTGCAGAACTGTTGGATGAGGTAATCTGCAGCGGCTTGACCCATGAAGAAGCACGCAGGGAAGCAGGGTTAAGGGGGATAGAGAGATACGCTTCAAGATTGGCAAGTTTGATCGTTCCTCGTGAAACTGGGGAATACATGGCCACCTGCACTGGAGCGACGTTTGCAGAATGCGTCGGCCGCGGTCTTCGTGAGTGTTTGACTGATGGGCTGAGGAAAAGAGAATCGGTTCAAAGCAGCACGATTTCCCGCCTTGAATTGGATAGGGTTGAGGATGAAACATGCCGTTATTATTTACAGGCACTGACCACCATGCAAGGAAAGCCGGAAATCGGATTAGGGGAGGATTTGGCTGGATTTCCTGTCGTCTATGTTCGTGGAAGGAATGGCTGGTATGGGAATACCGATTTCACGATTACCATGGCATTGAGGAACTCTCTTCAGCATGCACTCTTTCAAGCTCAGAACGATAAAGATGCTTTCGACGCAAAACCGGTTGTTGTTGCAATAGAGCAAGGAAAGCCAGAGAGAATCACCATTCCAGCCAGTGAAGACAGGACCCAGTCTTTGAAAGAAGCGATGCAAACCTTGAAAAGGAATCAAAAGCAGGTAGTGGTGTATGAACTGAATATTGAGCCCGTTTTTAAACAGGAGCTCGAAGGCGTGTTTGGTGTGCTGCTGCGAGAGGAGGAAACCTGA
- a CDS encoding heterocycloanthracin/sonorensin family bacteriocin: MNNFHNELQSLNVGDFQATQPVSWDQNMYDPNDERLFLGFGGCFGFGFSCFFSCFGCGGCGGCFRCGGCGRCGGGGRCGGCGRCGRCGR; encoded by the coding sequence ATGAATAATTTTCACAATGAACTTCAAAGTCTGAATGTAGGTGATTTCCAGGCAACACAACCTGTTTCATGGGATCAAAACATGTATGATCCGAATGACGAAAGACTTTTCCTTGGATTTGGCGGCTGTTTCGGCTTTGGATTCTCATGCTTCTTTAGCTGTTTTGGTTGTGGTGGCTGTGGTGGATGCTTCCGTTGCGGCGGGTGCGGAAGATGCGGCGGAGGTGGCCGGTGTGGCGGCTGCGGAAGATGTGGACGCTGCGGCCGTTAA